A segment of the Bacteroidia bacterium genome:
CAAAACCTAATCGGTTCGGAGATTATTAAACTTGCGGGAGAAATCCGAGAAAAAATTAAGCAAGGAGAAAAAATTCATAACTTAACCATTGGTGATTTTGATCCCAAGGTGTTTGCCATTCCGTCCGAATTAAAGGATGAAATTGTAAAGGCTTACCAATCCGGCGAAACAAACTATCCGGAAGCAAACGGGGTAGCAGAATTAAGAAAGGCTGTTTCAAGCTATTTAAAAACGTTTGGAGGTTTGGATTACAGTGCCGACCAGGTTTTGATTGCCGGTGGCGCCCGTCCGCTCATATATGCAACTTACCAAACCCTGGTTGATCCGGGCGAAACGGTTATTTTTCCGGTTCCATCGTGGAATAACAATCACTATGCCTATTTGAGCCATGCCAAGGCAGTTGTAATAGAGACCAAGCCTGAAGAAAATTTTATGCCAACGGCAGATCAGTTGGCGCCTTACATTTCGGAGGCTACCCTGATCGCTATTTGTTCTCCGTTAAATCCAACCGGAACGATATTTTCAAAAGAATCGCTGGAGGCTATTTGCGATTTGATATTAGCAGAGAATGCACGTCGTGCACCCGGTCAAAAACCATTGTATCTGATGTACGATCAAATTTACTGGGCATTAACTTTTGGGGATGCAAAACACTATGACCCTGTAAGCCTTCGTCCGGAAATGCGTCATTATACTGTTTTTATCGATGGTATGTCTAAGGCCTTTGCTGCAACCGGAATTCGGGTGGGTTGGTCATTTGGTCCGCCCCTCATCATTGATAAAATGAAATCCATTTTGACACATATTGGTGCCTGGGCTCCCAAAGCCGAACAAGTGGCATCTGCCAAATACATGGAGAACCATGAATGGATTCGGTCCTACAACACCGAAATCAATAGTAGGGTTGAACGTAGGTTGGTTGGGTTTCACAATGGGTTTCAGAAATTGAAAAGCGAAGGACATGCGGTGGATAGTATTTCGCCACAAGGTGCGATTTATCTCACAGTTCGTTTTTCGTTGCATGGTATGAAAACCCAGGATGGAACTGTATTAGCCACCACCAAAGATGTGACCAAATACCTGTTGGATGAGGCAAAAATAGCGTTAGTGCCATTTTATGCGTTTGGCTCATCGGCCGAAAGCGATTGGTATCGACTGTCGGTTGGAACCTGCCGCTCGGAAGATATCGAACCTATGATGGCTTCTTTGCGTATAGCGCTCGAAAAACTATCCAGGTAGTTTGAAAAACATCCATTTTAGACTTAGGTAATCCCTCGAAATGAAAAACAATTACGTGGTTATCATGGCCGGAGGAGCTGGAACACGCTTTTGGCCCATGAGCCGTGCCGAGAAACCCAAACAATTCTTAGATATTCTTGGAACGGGTAAGACCCTGCTTCAACAAACTTACGACAGGTTTATTCCTGAATTTGCCAAGGAGAATATTTATGTGGTAACGAATGAAGCCTATGGCGATTTGGTGAGAGAGCAATTGCCCGATTTAACCGATCAGCAAATTTTGCTGGAGCCAAGCAGAAAAAATACCGCACCTTGTATTGCTTATTCGGCCTATAAACTGCATCAAATTAATCCGGATGCTGTGATGGTTGTTGCAAGCAGCGATCATTTAATTTTGAATGAAATTAATTTCAAACAAGTGATCATGAAGGCTGTTAATGCAGCTTCTGCCAAAGACAGCCTGATAACCATTGGCTTAAAGCCTTCTCGTCCGGATACCGGCTATGGTTATATTCAATTCAACGAAGAGGAATCCCACCCGATGGATCAAGAGCTGTTCAAGGTAAAAACATTTACCGAGAAGCCAGAATATGAAATGGCTAAATTCTTTTTGCAGTCGGGCGATTTTCTGTGGAATTCGGGTATTTTTGTTTGGAGTACCCAAGCCATAGTGGAGGCGTTTGAAAAATACCAACCCGAATTGGCCGGTTTGTTTGGAGATGAAAAAGAGAAGTACAATACTCCGGAAGAAAAGGGTTTGATTGAAAAGGCCTTTAATGTGTGCAAAAACATTTCGGT
Coding sequences within it:
- a CDS encoding mannose-1-phosphate guanylyltransferase; the protein is MKNNYVVIMAGGAGTRFWPMSRAEKPKQFLDILGTGKTLLQQTYDRFIPEFAKENIYVVTNEAYGDLVREQLPDLTDQQILLEPSRKNTAPCIAYSAYKLHQINPDAVMVVASSDHLILNEINFKQVIMKAVNAASAKDSLITIGLKPSRPDTGYGYIQFNEEESHPMDQELFKVKTFTEKPEYEMAKFFLQSGDFLWNSGIFVWSTQAIVEAFEKYQPELAGLFGDEKEKYNTPEEKGLIEKAFNVCKNISVDYAIMEKADNVFVLGADFGWSDLGTWGSLYEHSNKTGEGNAISGKNVILYDTKNCVIKMPKDKLVVLEGLDDYIVVENDNILLICRKNQEQQIRQIVNDVKINKGEKFV
- a CDS encoding aminotransferase class I/II-fold pyridoxal phosphate-dependent enzyme, which codes for MSNNPTTTTPTLVVSKKAQNLIGSEIIKLAGEIREKIKQGEKIHNLTIGDFDPKVFAIPSELKDEIVKAYQSGETNYPEANGVAELRKAVSSYLKTFGGLDYSADQVLIAGGARPLIYATYQTLVDPGETVIFPVPSWNNNHYAYLSHAKAVVIETKPEENFMPTADQLAPYISEATLIAICSPLNPTGTIFSKESLEAICDLILAENARRAPGQKPLYLMYDQIYWALTFGDAKHYDPVSLRPEMRHYTVFIDGMSKAFAATGIRVGWSFGPPLIIDKMKSILTHIGAWAPKAEQVASAKYMENHEWIRSYNTEINSRVERRLVGFHNGFQKLKSEGHAVDSISPQGAIYLTVRFSLHGMKTQDGTVLATTKDVTKYLLDEAKIALVPFYAFGSSAESDWYRLSVGTCRSEDIEPMMASLRIALEKLSR